In Flammeovirgaceae bacterium 311, one DNA window encodes the following:
- a CDS encoding condensin subunit scpb (COG1386 Predicted transcriptional regulator containing the HTH domain), producing MDFLQNHVEALIFCSPSPLGVADMKSALSEMFGADVPEGHIQEAVMHLLQRYESPDYAFELVALAGGYQFMTKPAYAAGIGILLKQQSKKRLSTSALETLSIIAYKQPITKSEVEQIRGVNCDYTIQKLLEKELVEIKGKAEAIGRPLLYGTSRKFEEHFGINSLKDLPTPKDFSADDNKIGEEQ from the coding sequence TTGGATTTTCTGCAGAACCATGTAGAGGCACTTATTTTTTGTTCACCCTCGCCTTTAGGCGTGGCCGACATGAAAAGCGCCCTTTCTGAAATGTTTGGGGCCGATGTGCCCGAGGGGCATATACAGGAAGCCGTAATGCACTTGTTGCAGCGCTACGAAAGCCCCGATTATGCTTTTGAACTTGTTGCCCTTGCCGGTGGTTATCAGTTCATGACTAAGCCGGCTTATGCTGCCGGTATCGGCATTTTACTAAAACAACAGTCTAAAAAACGCCTGTCTACTTCAGCCTTAGAAACGCTTTCGATTATAGCTTACAAGCAACCAATTACTAAAAGTGAAGTAGAACAGATCAGGGGCGTTAACTGCGATTACACAATCCAGAAACTTCTGGAGAAAGAATTAGTTGAGATAAAAGGAAAAGCTGAGGCCATTGGCAGGCCACTTCTTTACGGAACAAGCCGCAAATTTGAAGAGCATTTTGGCATTAACAGTCTGAAAGACCTGCCCACCCCCAAAGATTTCTCGGCCGACGATAACAAAATAGGCGAAGAACAGTAA
- a CDS encoding transcriptional regulator, trar/dksa family protein (COG1734 DnaK suppressor protein): MSNEATVRYSDEDLKEFEALIQEKLDKAKSELKYIKETLNKTSEYTLDSGGPVKMLEDGADAAERESLTQLAARQQKFINQLESAIVRIKNKTYGVCVDTGKLISKDRLRAVPHTMHSIEAKLAKNT; this comes from the coding sequence ATGTCTAACGAAGCAACAGTACGGTATTCAGATGAGGATCTGAAAGAATTTGAAGCGCTGATTCAGGAAAAGCTGGATAAAGCCAAGAGCGAGCTTAAGTACATTAAAGAAACCCTGAATAAGACCAGCGAATATACGCTTGACAGTGGCGGACCTGTTAAGATGCTCGAAGACGGAGCGGATGCTGCAGAGCGTGAAAGCTTAACTCAGCTGGCTGCCCGCCAGCAAAAGTTTATTAACCAGCTGGAGAGCGCTATTGTGCGCATCAAGAACAAAACATACGGAGTTTGCGTGGATACAGGCAAGCTGATCAGCAAAGATCGTTTGCGTGCTGTGCCGCATACCATGCACTCAATAGAAGCCAAACTGGCCAAAAACACCTAA
- a CDS encoding beta-aspartyl-peptidase (COG1446 Asparaginase) yields the protein MKNIFILLLLFFTMEAIAQNKVVLVIHGGAGTITPENMTPELERVYRQKLSEALEKGYAVLERGGTSLQAITTAIQIMEESPLFNAGKGAVFTSEGRNELDASIMDGKTGQAGAVAGVTTIKSPILAAQAVMQKSPHVMLSGTGAEEFAKEQGLEQVENSYFFDQRRHDQLKRLQQLEQGKDKEGSLKDPEWGLFEGKKFGTVGAIALDSQGNLAAGTSTGGMTNKRWGRVGDSPIIGAGTYASNQSCAVSATGHGEFFIRNVVAYDVAARMKYQGLSLQQAAEEVVMKTLKEQGGEGGIIALDNKGNIAMPFNTPGMYRGYMNQKGKPQVFIFQDK from the coding sequence ATGAAAAACATATTTATACTTCTGTTGCTTTTTTTCACGATGGAAGCAATTGCTCAAAACAAAGTGGTGCTGGTGATACATGGCGGGGCAGGTACAATCACCCCCGAAAACATGACGCCCGAGTTGGAGCGTGTTTACAGGCAGAAACTTTCTGAGGCACTGGAAAAGGGGTATGCGGTGCTGGAGCGTGGCGGTACCAGCCTGCAGGCCATTACAACTGCTATTCAGATCATGGAAGAATCACCCTTGTTTAATGCCGGCAAAGGTGCTGTTTTTACCAGCGAAGGCCGTAACGAGCTCGATGCCTCTATTATGGATGGCAAAACAGGGCAGGCAGGCGCGGTAGCCGGTGTTACCACCATCAAAAGTCCTATTCTGGCAGCACAGGCGGTCATGCAAAAATCACCTCACGTAATGCTTAGCGGCACAGGTGCCGAAGAATTTGCGAAAGAACAAGGCCTGGAGCAGGTAGAAAACTCCTACTTTTTTGACCAGCGCCGCCACGATCAGCTAAAACGCCTGCAGCAGCTGGAACAGGGAAAAGACAAGGAAGGCAGCCTGAAAGACCCGGAATGGGGGCTGTTTGAAGGCAAGAAGTTTGGTACTGTTGGCGCTATAGCCCTGGATAGCCAGGGAAATCTGGCAGCTGGCACCTCTACCGGGGGCATGACTAACAAGCGCTGGGGCCGCGTTGGCGACTCACCCATTATAGGGGCAGGCACCTATGCCAGCAACCAAAGCTGCGCTGTATCGGCCACAGGTCATGGCGAATTCTTTATCCGCAATGTGGTGGCTTACGATGTAGCAGCCCGCATGAAATACCAGGGGCTTTCTTTACAACAGGCAGCAGAAGAGGTTGTGATGAAAACACTGAAGGAACAGGGAGGCGAAGGTGGCATTATTGCCTTAGACAATAAAGGTAACATCGCCATGCCTTTCAATACCCCAGGTATGT